A portion of the Bactrocera neohumeralis isolate Rockhampton chromosome 2, APGP_CSIRO_Bneo_wtdbg2-racon-allhic-juicebox.fasta_v2, whole genome shotgun sequence genome contains these proteins:
- the LOC126751558 gene encoding surfeit locus protein 6 homolog has product MTIQLDKRGLMSLMRTENERIMDMLLTYNVPDSIEDIEYDDYLLNNEKSAAKAKNALDARKATPIDELQDRLNIIKNKMKTKKRPASERSLKRREAKKLRKNKEVKKILVSAAKSIKNENQKHGNVRESGDEDKKDIKKILPKPVFNEEGKIVFSKFDFASHPGAKVKKSHQNPREILKKIKQTDKKINELKEQGEVEKASEIKNEMAWKKAFDKIEGKKVKDDPKLLYKAIKKRKSEKKKSKKDWVERKQKVESGIEQRQKKRQENINKRIKDKKTKKLKKLSKKGRVIPGF; this is encoded by the exons ATGACAATACAACTTGATAAACGGGGCTTAATGTCTCTAATGCGCACAGAGAATGAGCGTATTATGGATATGTTACTTACTTATAATGTACCGGATTCAATTGAAG ACATCGAATATGATGATTATCTGTTGAATAATGAAAAGTCTGCtgcaaaagccaaaaatgcgCTGGATGCGCGAAAAGCTACACCAATTGACGAATTGCAGGATCGTCTTAATATTATCAAAAACAAGATGAAAACCAAAAAGCGTCCAGCGTCAGAGCGTTCACTGAAAAGACGTGAAGcaaaaaagttgagaaaaaataaagaagttaaaaaaatattggtcTCCGCGGCGAAAtcaattaaaaacgaaaatcaaaaaCATGGAAATGTGAGGGAGAGTGGGGACGAGGACAAAAAggatattaagaaaatattaccaAAACCTGTCTTCAATGAGGAAggtaaaattgtattttctaaATTTGATTTTGCATCTCATCCCGGTGCCAAGGTGAAGAAATCACATCAAAATCCTCGTgagattttgaagaaaataaagcaaacggataaaaaaataaacgaactcAAAGAACAAGGCGAAGTAGAGAAagcttctgaaataaaaaacgaaatggCTTGGAAGAAAGCCTTTGATAAAATTGAAGGCAAAAAAGTGAAGGACGATCCGAAGTTGTTGTATAAGGCCATTAAAAAACGAAAgagtgaaaagaagaaatctAAGAAAGATTGGGTGGAACGTAAACAAAAGGTTGAGTCAGGCATAGAACAGCGACAAAAGAAACGGCAGGAGAACATCAACAAACGTATCAAGGATAAAAAGACCAAGAAACTAAAGAAGTTATCGAAAAAGGGACGGGTGATACCCGGTTTCTAA